A genome region from Nicotiana tabacum cultivar K326 chromosome 13, ASM71507v2, whole genome shotgun sequence includes the following:
- the LOC107788943 gene encoding uncharacterized protein LOC107788943, whose protein sequence is MFTSRLTASSFRLVRCRIFSLPSPPLTSFLSSSLLCGFPALASSMDNTGFHKPSSSSSAFAHSNRSGGRGRGRGWDNNERSGARGGAAASSGKDKIDALGRLLTRILRHMASELNLSMRNDGYVKVQDLLKLNLKTFANVPLRSHTIDDVKEAVRKDNKQRFGLLEENGELLIRANQGHTVKIVETESLLKPILSADEVLVCVHGTYKKNLESILEHGLKRMKRLHVHFSCGLPTDGEVISGMRRDVNVLIFLDVRRALEDGMKLYISDNRVILTVGFDGAVPVKYFEKVESWPDRKPLPL, encoded by the exons ATGTTCACTTCTCGACTGACTGCCTCCAGTTTCCGACTTGTACGTTGCCgcatcttttctcttccttcaCCCCCTTTGACATCCTTCCTCTCTTCTTCTCTGCTCTGTGGTTTCCCTGCTTTAGCTTCTTCAATGGACAACACGGGTTTCCACAaaccttcttcatcctcctctgcCTTTGCTCATTCCAATCGAAG CGGTGGTAGAGGAAGAGGGAGAGGATGGGACAATAACGAAAGATCAGGAGCCCGTGGCGGTGCTGCTGCCAGCTCCGGCAAAGATAAAATTGATGCTCTTGGGAGACTCTT GACACGCATTTTGCGGCACATGGCCTCTGAGCTAAACTTGAGTATGAGGAATGATGGGTATGTGAAGGTGCAGGATCTGTTAAAGCTCAACTTAAAAACATTTGCGAATGTCCCATTGAGGTCACACACAATTGATGATGTCAAAGAG GCAGTGCGGAAGGATAATAAGCAAAGATTCGGCCTGttggaagagaatggagaacttcTGATACGTGCTAACCAGGGCCACACAGTAAAG ATAGTTGAAACTGAGAGCTTATTGAAACCGATCCTTTCAGCTGACGAAGTTTTAG TTTGTGTGCATGGCACTTACAAGAAGAATTTGGAATCAATTTTGGAGCATGGACTCAAACGGATGAAAAGGTTACATGTTCATTTCTCATGTGGCTTGCCAACAGATGGGGAGGTAATTAGTG GAATGAGGCGAGATGTTAATGTCCTCATCTTTCTTGATGTGAGAAGAGCTCTGGAAG ATGGGATGAAGCTTTATATCTCAGACAACAGAGTTATCTTGACGGTGGGATTTGATGGTGCGGTGCCTGTGAAGTATTTTGAGAAAGTAGAATCATGGCCAGATAGAAAACCTTTGCCATTATAA